Proteins encoded by one window of Dietzia sp. B32:
- the rpsL gene encoding 30S ribosomal protein S12, producing MPTINQLVRKGRQDKKSATSTAALKGSPQRRGVCTRVYTTTPKKPNSALRKVARVRLTTGIEVSAYIPGEGHNLQEHSMVLVRGGRVKDLPGVRYKIIRGSLDTQGVKDRKQARSRYGAKKEK from the coding sequence ATGCCAACCATCAACCAGCTGGTCCGCAAGGGCCGCCAGGACAAGAAGTCGGCGACGTCGACGGCTGCCCTCAAGGGCTCGCCGCAGCGTCGCGGGGTGTGCACCCGCGTGTACACCACGACCCCCAAGAAGCCGAACTCCGCACTCCGTAAGGTCGCCCGTGTGCGCCTGACCACGGGTATCGAGGTCTCGGCCTACATCCCCGGCGAGGGTCACAACCTCCAGGAGCACTCCATGGTGCTCGTGCGTGGCGGTCGTGTGAAGGACCTCCCGGGTGTGCGGTACAAGATCATCCGCGGCTCGCTCGACACCCAGGGTGTGAAGGACCGCAAGCAGGCCCGCTCCCGCTACGGCGCCAAGAAGGAGAAGTAA
- a CDS encoding enoyl-CoA hydratase family protein, translating to MTDQTLVHYEVRGGAARLTLDSQHNRNAISTALVEQLHRALDRAAGDDAARVVVLGHAGGTFCAGADLSEASAGSASPEEQAAERTRIFLGLLRAIIAHPKPVIAAVDGHVRAGGMGLVSACDFAIAGPASSFALTEVRLGLAAAMISVPLAARVNARDLARALLTGEKFDSTHAQRIGLLSEAVDDVEAAVDELVAAFRPCSPQGLRENKALLAGPLLSELDDRGEDLAGVTARLFTTPEVAEGMTAFLERRQPSWATVPE from the coding sequence GTGACCGACCAGACCCTGGTGCACTACGAGGTCCGCGGAGGTGCCGCGCGCCTCACCCTGGACTCGCAGCACAACCGCAACGCCATCTCGACCGCCCTGGTCGAGCAGCTCCACCGGGCCCTCGACCGGGCCGCCGGGGACGACGCCGCCCGCGTCGTCGTCCTCGGACACGCCGGGGGCACGTTCTGTGCCGGGGCCGACCTGTCCGAGGCGAGCGCCGGCTCCGCCAGTCCCGAGGAGCAGGCCGCCGAGCGCACCCGCATCTTCCTGGGACTGCTCCGCGCCATCATCGCGCACCCCAAGCCGGTGATCGCGGCCGTCGACGGCCACGTGCGCGCGGGTGGGATGGGGCTGGTCTCGGCGTGCGACTTCGCGATCGCCGGACCGGCATCGTCCTTCGCGCTGACCGAGGTCCGCCTCGGTCTCGCGGCGGCGATGATCTCGGTTCCGCTGGCGGCACGGGTGAACGCTCGGGACCTCGCCCGGGCTCTGCTGACGGGGGAGAAGTTCGACTCCACGCACGCGCAGCGGATCGGACTGCTCTCCGAGGCGGTCGACGACGTCGAGGCCGCCGTCGACGAGCTGGTCGCCGCGTTCCGCCCCTGCTCACCGCAGGGACTCAGGGAGAACAAGGCGCTGCTGGCAGGGCCGTTGTTGTCCGAGTTGGACGACCGCGGGGAGGACCTGGCGGGCGTCACCGCCCGACTGTTCACCACCCCCGAGGTCGCCGAGGGGATGACCGCGTTCCTGGAACGCAGACAGCCCTCCTGGGCGACCGTCCCGGAGTAG
- a CDS encoding NDMA-dependent alcohol dehydrogenase produces MRTKAAIIREPKQDGWEVVEVDLGDPRVGEVQVKLAASGLCHSDEHLLTGDLQFETYPIIGGHEGAGVVTKVGEGVTGIEEGDHVVLAFIPACGTCPPCAEGLQNLCDNGAGLLTGRAISDDTYRVHTAEGEPVASMCVLGTFSPYVTVHQSSVVKIEKDIPLDKAALLGCGVATGWGSATEIGGAKEGDIVVVVGVGGIGINSVQGAAAAGARAIVAVDPVEFKREKAMEFGATHTCSSMDEAMALVGEISWGRMADLVILTMGTVNGNDLLPGLTLTGKGRRCVVVGLGDMMAVDAQISILDLAMQQKTLQGAIFGGTGPRKQIPHLLHQYRAGNLKLDELVTKTYRLEEINQGYQDMRDGNNIRGVIIYDEQDW; encoded by the coding sequence ATGCGCACCAAGGCCGCCATCATCAGGGAGCCCAAGCAGGACGGCTGGGAGGTCGTCGAGGTCGATCTGGGCGATCCCCGGGTCGGTGAGGTCCAGGTCAAGCTGGCCGCGTCCGGCCTCTGCCACTCGGACGAGCACCTGCTCACGGGCGACCTGCAGTTCGAGACCTACCCCATCATCGGCGGGCACGAGGGTGCCGGCGTCGTCACCAAGGTCGGCGAGGGCGTCACCGGGATCGAGGAGGGTGACCACGTCGTCCTGGCCTTCATCCCCGCCTGCGGTACCTGCCCGCCCTGCGCGGAAGGGCTCCAGAACCTGTGTGACAACGGCGCCGGCCTGCTCACCGGCCGGGCGATCAGCGACGACACCTACCGTGTCCACACCGCGGAGGGGGAGCCGGTCGCCTCGATGTGCGTCCTCGGGACGTTCTCGCCGTACGTGACCGTCCACCAGTCCTCGGTCGTCAAGATCGAGAAGGACATCCCGCTCGACAAGGCCGCACTGCTGGGCTGTGGCGTCGCCACGGGCTGGGGATCGGCCACCGAGATCGGTGGGGCCAAGGAGGGCGACATCGTCGTCGTCGTGGGCGTCGGCGGCATCGGAATCAACTCGGTCCAGGGTGCGGCAGCCGCGGGGGCGCGGGCGATCGTCGCCGTCGACCCCGTCGAGTTCAAGCGCGAGAAGGCCATGGAGTTCGGGGCGACCCACACGTGTAGCTCCATGGACGAGGCGATGGCACTGGTCGGCGAGATCAGCTGGGGACGGATGGCCGATCTGGTCATCCTCACCATGGGCACCGTCAACGGCAACGACCTTCTTCCCGGCCTCACCCTGACCGGCAAGGGCCGACGCTGCGTGGTCGTGGGCCTCGGCGACATGATGGCCGTCGACGCCCAGATCTCGATCCTCGACCTGGCGATGCAGCAGAAGACCCTCCAGGGGGCCATCTTCGGAGGCACCGGCCCGCGCAAGCAGATCCCGCACCTGCTGCACCAGTACCGCGCCGGGAACCTCAAGCTCGACGAGCTCGTCACCAAGACGTACCGCCTGGAGGAGATCAACCAGGGGTACCAGGACATGCGCGACGGCAACAACATCCGCGGAGTGATCATCTACGACGAGCAGGACTGGTAA
- the rpsG gene encoding 30S ribosomal protein S7, whose amino-acid sequence MPRKGPAPKRQLINDPVYGSPLVTQLVNKILLDGKKTTAERIVYSALEICREKTGTDPVITLKKALDNVKPALEVRSRRVGGATYQVPVEVRPGRSTTLAMRWLVTFSRQRRENTMVERLANEILDASNGLGAAVKRREDTHKMAEANRAFAHYRW is encoded by the coding sequence ATGCCTCGTAAGGGTCCCGCCCCGAAGCGCCAGCTGATCAACGATCCGGTCTACGGGTCGCCGCTGGTCACCCAGCTCGTGAACAAGATCCTCCTCGACGGCAAGAAGACGACCGCCGAGCGCATCGTCTACTCGGCGCTGGAGATCTGCCGCGAGAAGACCGGTACCGATCCGGTCATCACCCTCAAGAAGGCACTTGACAACGTCAAGCCGGCCCTCGAGGTCCGCTCCCGTCGTGTCGGCGGCGCCACCTACCAGGTGCCCGTCGAGGTCCGCCCCGGTCGTTCGACGACCCTGGCGATGCGCTGGCTGGTGACGTTCTCCCGGCAGCGTCGTGAGAACACGATGGTCGAGCGTCTGGCCAACGAGATCCTGGACGCCTCCAACGGTCTGGGTGCCGCGGTCAAGCGCCGCGAGGACACCCACAAGATGGCCGAGGCGAACCGGGCGTTCGCGCACTACCGCTGGTGA
- a CDS encoding TetR/AcrR family transcriptional regulator: MTASEQRAPKQDRSRITRERLLGASIDLLATQGWAATTVGAVAAAAGVSRGAAQHHFPTREDLITAALGHMIEQRLEDVRSVGLDLPDPGPERTVAVVRLIVEHYTSDLFKAALHVWTAAASDPALRDRVLPLETHMSREVLVIAAAALGRDPRDMPVRRALQTTLDLARGLGLADVLSDDSARRDKIVRFWAHTLDSVLDGPVETSAENSANGPF; this comes from the coding sequence ATGACGGCATCCGAGCAGCGCGCCCCCAAGCAGGACAGAAGCCGTATCACACGGGAACGCCTGCTCGGTGCCTCGATCGACCTCCTCGCCACGCAGGGCTGGGCGGCGACCACCGTGGGTGCGGTGGCCGCCGCCGCCGGCGTCTCGCGGGGCGCCGCCCAACACCACTTCCCGACGCGCGAGGACCTCATCACCGCCGCGCTGGGGCACATGATCGAGCAGCGACTCGAGGACGTCCGCAGCGTCGGCCTCGATCTGCCGGACCCCGGGCCCGAGCGGACGGTCGCCGTGGTCCGGCTCATCGTCGAGCACTACACGTCGGATCTGTTCAAGGCCGCGCTCCACGTCTGGACCGCCGCGGCCTCCGACCCTGCGCTCCGTGACCGCGTGCTCCCGCTGGAGACCCACATGTCCCGGGAGGTCCTCGTTATCGCGGCCGCCGCGCTCGGGCGCGACCCCCGTGACATGCCGGTCCGTCGTGCCCTCCAGACCACTCTGGACCTCGCCCGGGGTCTGGGGCTCGCGGACGTGTTGTCCGACGACTCCGCACGGCGCGACAAGATCGTGAGATTCTGGGCCCACACGCTCGATTCGGTCCTCGATGGGCCCGTCGAGACGTCCGCGGAAAACTCCGCGAACGGTCCATTTTGA